A section of the Anabaena cylindrica PCC 7122 genome encodes:
- a CDS encoding glycosyltransferase family 4 protein — protein sequence MRILIYSYNYHPEPIGIAPLMTELAEGLVKRGHQVRVVTAMPNYPERQIYPDYRGKLYLNEQKEGVDIQRSYVWIRPQPNLLDRVMLDASFVITSFFPAITGWRPDVIITTSPSLPVCVPAALLGWLRGCPVILNLQDILPDAAIHVGLLKNKWLIKIFTALEKFAYSSASKISVIADGFVENLLSKDIAAEKIVQIPNWVDVNFIRPLPREDNPFRATHNLNGKFVALYSGNIALTQGLETVIKAAAKLRDIPEIAFVVVGEAKGLQRLQQQCLDWGADNVLLLPFQDRKDLPQMLAAADVGLVVQKKNVISFNMPSKIQVLLASGRALVGSVPENGTAARAIKQSGGGVIVPPEDAQALATAILDLYQTPEKVKTLGYNSRQYAIEQYSFEQALNQYETLCYSLTADTKAIQPIVVTKPEI from the coding sequence ATGCGGATTTTAATTTACTCCTACAATTACCACCCAGAGCCTATTGGCATAGCCCCGCTAATGACTGAATTAGCAGAGGGACTGGTCAAACGTGGACATCAAGTACGCGTAGTTACAGCTATGCCCAATTACCCGGAACGTCAAATTTATCCAGACTATCGGGGTAAATTGTATTTAAACGAACAAAAGGAAGGAGTTGATATCCAACGTAGTTATGTTTGGATTCGTCCCCAACCAAACCTGTTAGATCGAGTGATGCTAGATGCTAGTTTTGTGATTACCAGTTTTTTTCCGGCTATCACGGGTTGGCGACCAGATGTAATTATTACTACATCACCATCTTTGCCAGTGTGCGTACCTGCTGCACTTTTAGGATGGTTACGCGGTTGTCCTGTGATCTTAAATTTACAAGATATATTACCTGACGCAGCTATCCACGTCGGTCTGCTGAAAAACAAATGGCTGATTAAAATATTTACAGCATTAGAAAAATTCGCCTATTCATCCGCCAGTAAAATTAGTGTAATTGCTGATGGGTTTGTAGAAAACTTGCTTTCTAAGGATATAGCAGCCGAAAAAATAGTCCAAATTCCTAATTGGGTTGATGTCAACTTCATCCGTCCATTACCACGAGAAGATAACCCTTTCCGTGCTACACATAACCTGAATGGTAAATTTGTGGCTTTATATTCTGGCAACATTGCCTTAACGCAAGGCTTAGAGACAGTTATTAAAGCTGCTGCAAAACTACGTGATATTCCAGAAATTGCTTTCGTGGTTGTCGGTGAGGCCAAAGGCTTGCAGCGATTGCAACAGCAGTGTCTCGACTGGGGCGCAGATAACGTTTTGTTATTACCGTTTCAGGACCGAAAAGATCTGCCGCAAATGTTGGCAGCAGCAGATGTGGGTTTGGTAGTACAGAAAAAAAACGTGATTTCCTTCAATATGCCATCAAAAATCCAAGTTCTACTTGCCAGTGGCAGAGCCTTAGTGGGATCTGTACCAGAAAATGGTACAGCAGCGAGAGCAATTAAACAAAGCGGTGGTGGAGTGATTGTACCTCCAGAAGATGCCCAAGCTCTAGCAACGGCAATTTTAGACTTGTACCAAACTCCGGAAAAGGTAAAAACCCTTGGTTACAACAGTCGTCAATACGCTATTGAGCAATATTCCTTTGAGCAAGCTTTAAATCAGTACGAAACATTATGTTACTCATTAACAGCAGATACCAAAGCAATTCAGCCCATAGTTGTGACTAAACCAGAAATTTAA